The Sardina pilchardus chromosome 19, fSarPil1.1, whole genome shotgun sequence genome window below encodes:
- the LOC134065679 gene encoding uncharacterized protein LOC134065679 gives MRVSLICLLLVFGRWNLLLYGALANPYHRNYGKFEDESTIYGNGPQMHSPEKFQIRQSNLASNKQDSTKVSSKVKLRISPSHGLSEHHQIPVSQPTSLDGPSMFRHPSRNTEISQIGLASSMEERIPQDSNQGMNNIYPEVSPHPRLRSAAGGFTQNAPGSLYPSNPSETFVHTVPYFSITREYPAHKQLQNNHLAQKSTHFTEPGRSYPVDPISSLGHPSQIATNHLVGLKHNTQSMAYDPSMQDSNSNTMYASPSSAKRGLAPRSSNAGHYESNASKLTRDQDAPVNSKWAFQRLVSSNSVPIQSVGSWSYGGQRPNKKFSSSHRPPVHHGGSDFDMSYLPQRDPGPNQNLFRQPAKIRPASHNNSPSQVDGSNDSLKKWATTGEGQVSELHSFPEDPTSQNFPEEPSRVATSHTVETTDASSGTTRGYADRKRLIKRPKTRYLVRAFNHYEEGKVYQSHGRKNPTETAFPSDDTTSRLQVHGNEKPKNGYRR, from the exons ATGAG GGTTTCACTGATTTGTCTGCTACTGGTGTTTGGAAGATGGAATTTGCTTCTTTATG GAGCACTTGCAAATCCATACCATCGTAACTATGGAAAGTTTGAGGATGAGTCTACAATTTATGGAAATGGCCCTCAAATGCATAGCCCTGAAAAATTCCAAATCCGGCAATCAAATCTGGCTAGCAACAAACAGGACTCCACAAAAGTATCCAGCAAAGTAAAGCTCAGGATTTCTCCAAGTCATGGACTCTCTGAGCACCATCAAATCCCTGTTAGCCAACCTACAAGCTTAGATGGTCCTTCAATGTTTCGACATCCTTCCAGAAATACTGAAATATCACAAATCGGCCTGGCCTCTTCAATGGAAGAAAGAATTCCCCAGGATTCTAATCAAGGTATGAACAATATTTACCCTGAAGTTTCTCCGCATCCTCGGTTAAGAAGTGCAGCTGGTGGCTTTACCCAAAATGCACCAGGCAGTCTGTATCCCAGCAATCCTTCAGAGACCTTTGTGCATACCGTCCCTTACTTTTCCATTACTAGAGAATATCCTGCACATAAGCAGCTTCAAAATAATCATTTAGCTCAGAAGTCAACACATTTCACAGAGCCCGGAAGGTCATATCCTGTTGATCCCATCAGTAGCCTTGGACATCCATCACAAATTGCAACAAATCATTTGGTTGGACTCAAACATAATACGCAGAGCATGGCCTATGACCCTTCTATGCAGGACTCCAACAGTAACACAATGTATGCTTCTCCTTCAAGTGCTAAGAGAGGTCTTGCTCCCAGATCTTCCAATGCAGGACATTATGAAAGTAATGCTTCAAAGTTGACTCGTGACCAAGATGCCCCTGTCAATAGTAAATGGGCTTTTCAAAGGCTTGTGTCCAGTAACAGTGTGCCTATTCAGAGTGTAGGTTCTTGGTCCTATGGTGGGCAAAGGCCAAACAAGAAGTTTAGTTCAAGTCACAGACCACCTGTTCACCATGGTGGGAGTGACTTTGACATGTCTTACCTTCCTCAGAGGGACCCAGGACCAAACCAAAACCTATTCAGACAACCTGCTAAAATAAGACCTGCTTCCCACAACAACTCTCCCAGTCAAGTTGATGGCTCAAATGACTCTTTGAAGAAATGGGCAACAACTGGTGAAGGCCAAGTCAGTGAGCTTCATTCATTCCCAGAAGATCCAACATCACAGAACTTCCCAGAAGAACCATCTCGAGTTGCCACGTCTCACACTGTTGAAACTACAGATGCGTCAAGTGGTACCACCAGAGGATATGCTGACCGCAAGCGTTTAATCAAACGACCCAAGACCAGGTATCTTGTGAGGGCCTTTAACCATTATGAGGAGGGCAAGGTCTATCAATCACATGGCCGGAAGAACCCAACAGAAACGGCCTTCCCTTCTGATGATACAACATCGCGTCTACAAGTCCACGGCAATGAAAAGCCTAAGAATGGTTACAGGAGGTAA
- the abcf2b gene encoding ATP-binding cassette, sub-family F, member 2b, which produces MPSDLAKKKAAKKKEAAKSRQRVKKTEEVDGVGDQQNQQNGTVDGDVASLTKELDEFELQKMEARAVTGVLASHPNSTDVHISSLSLTFHGQELLSDTSLELNSGRRYGLIGLNGTGKSMLLSAIGHREVPIPEHIDIYHLTREMEPSEKTALQCVMEVDEERLKLEKEAERLAHEDAECEKLMELYERLEELDADKAAVRAARILHGLGFTPTMQRKKLKDFSGGWRMRVALARALFIKPFMLLLDEPTNHLDLDACVWLEEELKSFKRILVLISHSQDFLNGVCTNIINLHQRKLKYYTGNYDQYVKTREELEENQMKRFNWEQDQISHMKNYIARFGHGSAKLARQAQSKEKTLQKMVASGLTERVVSDKTLSFYFPPCGKIPPPVIMVQNVSFRYSDDTPCIYKSLEFGIDLDTRVALVGPNGAGKSTLLKLLMGELLPTDGMIRKHSHVKIGRYHQHLTEQLELDLSPLEYMMKCYPEIKEKEEMRKIIGRYGLTGKQQVSPIRNLSDGQKCRVCFAWLAWQNPHMLFLDEPTNHLDIETIDALAEAINEFEGGMMLVSHDFRLIQQVANEIWVCEKQTITKWNRDILAYKEHLKSKIDKQTHDV; this is translated from the exons ATGCCCTCTGACCTGGCCAAAAAGAAGGCTGCGAAGAAGAAGGAGGCAGCCAAGTCTCGCCAACGTGTCAAAAAGACAGAGGAGGTGGACGGCGTGGGAGATCAACAGAACCAGCAAAATGGAACTGTCGATGGAG ACGTGGCGTCACTCACAAAGGAGCTGGACGAGTTTGAGCTGCAGAAGATGGAGGCGCGTGCCGTGACCGGGGTGCTGGCGTCTCACCCCAACAGCACGGACGTGCACATCAGCAGCCTCTCGCTCACCTTCCACGGGCAGGAGCTCCTGAGCGACACCAGCCTGGAGCTCAACTCCGGCCGCCGCTACGGACTCATCGGCCTCAACggcacag GCAAGTCCATGCTGTTGTCAGCTATTGGTCATCGTGAGGTCCCCATCCCCGAGCACATTGACATCTACCACCTGACGCGTGAGATGGAGCCCAGCGAGAAGACAGCGCTGCagtgtgtgatggaggtggaCGAGGAGAGGCTCAAGCTGGAGAAGGAGGCTGAACGACTAGCGCACGAAGACG cggAGTGTGAGAAGCTGATGGAGCTTTACGAGCGTCTGGAGGAGCTGGACGCAGACAAGGCGGCGGTGCGCGCTGCCCGCATCCTGCACGGCCTGGGCTTCACCCCCACCATGCAGCGCAAGAAGCTCAAGGACTTCAGCGGAGGCTGGAGGATGCGCGTGGCACTGGCCAG AGCTCTGTTCATCAAGCCCTTCATGTTGCTGCTGGATGAGCCCACGAATCACTTAGACTTGGACGCCTGTGTGTGGCTTGAGGAGGAGCTCAAGTC GTTCAAGCGAATCCTGGTCCTCATATCACACTCGCAAGACTTCCTGAACGGTGTCTGCACCAACATCATCAACCTGCATCAAAGGAAACTCAAGTATTACACg GGCAATTACGACCAGTATGTGAAGACTagggaggagctggaggagaatcAGATGAAGCGCTTCAACTGGGAGCAGGACCAGATCTCACATATGAAG AACTACATAGCACGGTTTGGTCACGGCTCTGCCAAGCTGGCCAGGCAGGCCCAGAGCAAGGAGAAGACCCTGCAGAAGATGGTCGCCTCTGGCCTGACGGAGCGAGTTGTCAGTGACAAG ACGCTGTCCTTTTACTTTCCTCCCTGTGGGAAGATCCCGCCTCCGGTCATCATGGTCCAGAATGTCAGCTTCAGATACTCAGATGACACA CCGTGTATATACAAAAGCCTGGAGTTTGGTATTGATCTGGATACCAGAGTGGCTCTGGTGGGGCCAAATGGTGCGGGCAAATCCACTCTGCTCAAACTACTGATGGGAGAG TTGCTCCCCACAGACGGTATGATCAGGAAGCACTCGCACGTTAAGATCGGCAGATATCACCAG CACCTGACggagcagctggagctggaccTGTCTCCGCTGGAGTACATGATGAAGTGCTACCCCGAGAtcaaagagaaggaagagatgAGGAAGATCATTGGTCGTTACGGCCTGACGGGAAAACAGCAG GTGAGCCCCATCAGGAACTTGTCGGACGGGCAAAAATGCCGTGTGTGCTTCGCCTGGCTGGCTTGGCAGAACCCCCATATGCTGTTCCTGGACGAGCCCACTAATCATCTGGACATTGAGACCATCGATGCACTGGCGGAAGCCATCAACGAATTTGAGGGCGGCATGATGCTCGTCAGCCATGACTTCCGACTCATTCAGCAG GTGGCTAATGAGATCTGGGTGTGTGAGAAGCAGACGATCACCAAATGGAACAGAGACATCTTGGCATACAAGGAGCACTTAAAATCCAAAattgacaaacagacacatgatgTCTGA
- the fastkd3 gene encoding FAST kinase domain-containing protein 3, mitochondrial has product MALKVLQGAQRLGLIGSPLLSSVRFLSVSAPQEAACAVCLWTSSSRCCLRHGCRRRAHWPLPPASPSPGRMGVCSMATRDPLLDVAGTVRLHRDSPPDGGVRLSLTGVALGSKEEEQAMLERVSSCGSSRHLLRTLRSSPLLSDGAAAAILHRLADLEQDDVAAGGLRDPAVLTDAALRGLCQRLEQESSRLGDAPLVSALLACTRLYLDPWSRLLVRLVSESQERLDKERLGVAQLCTLARALLALEGPDCTMLGQVMEQLQRSDPAQWSQDELAAVYGALGAGVAAGGRYQDFLNTMHTHTLSVTGRLEPGAVSEVLGALVALGQTQALPLVIALCKQAVRHVPVFTDAQLAAVLSALMDFGHSDRFLVQELEHHFPKKAFTAHPETVTKVMQYFGRRCIRSPAVFDAVAESFVYRADEYSTSQVALQLEALAVLGYVPPNAAQVFRKVEALLHARFSQFQPRVLLDLLHACTLLQRFPLNFVSKVFSPYFLQQLLGEDSRTDGIVRAQLTQLHMTVKLECPFYKGPLLVPKYRVKSFLVPGRSLETTVDVQLYNSVKSGLVDLLGARTYFASRLLTPYCYTIDVEIKLDEDGFVLPASHVFELHKRIAVCINGPKRFAVNSRQLLGKEAIKQRHLGLLGFEVVEIPYYEFEKLKTKTEIVEYLHKKIFPLSYRLSW; this is encoded by the exons ATGGCTCTAAAGGTGTTACAAGGAGCTCAGCGGCTGGGTTTGATtggctctcccctcctctcctctgtccgcTTCCTGAGTGTGAGTGCCCCTCAGGAGGCAGCGTGTGCGGTGTGTCTGTGGACTTCCTCCAGCCGCTGCTGCCTAAGACATGGCTGTCGTCGTCGGGCCCATTGGCCACTGCCCCCAGCATCACCATCGCCAGGGAGGATGGGCGTCTGCTCCATGGCAACCCGTGACCCATTGCTGGACGTGGCAGGAACGGTGCGTCTGCATCGAGACTCTCCTCCTGATGGCGGCGTGCGGCTGTCCCTAACAGGGGTGGCGTTGGGCTCGAAGGAAGAGGAGCAAGCCATGTTGGAGCGCGTGTCCTCCTGCGGCTCCTCGCGACATCTGCTGCGTACGCTGCGCTCCTCGCCGCTCCTCTCTGACGGCGCGGCCGCCGCCATCCTCCACCGGCTGGCCGACCTCGAGCAGGACGACGTAGCGGCGGGCGGGCTGCGGGACCCCGCGGTCCTGACGGACGCGGCCCTGCGGGGCCTGTGCCAGAGGCTGGAGCAGGAGAGCAGCCGCCTGGGGGATGCGCCGCTGGTGTCCGCCCTCCTGGCCTGCACGCGCCTCTACCTGGACCCCTGGAGCCGGCTGCTGGTGCGGCTGGTGTCGGAGAGCCAGGAGCGCCTGGACAAGGAGAGGCTCGGCGTGGCACAACTGTGCACGCTGGCCCGGGCGCTGCTGGCGCTGGAGGGCCCAGACTGCACCATGCTGGGCCAGGTGATGGAGCAGCTCCAGCGCAGCGACCCGGCCCAGTGGAGTCAGGACGAGCTGGCGGCTGTGTACGGCGCTTTGGGGGCGGGTGTAGCGGCGGGCGGGCGCTACCAGGACTTTCTGAAcaccatgcacacccacacgctCTCGGTGACCGGACGCTTGGAGCCGGGGGCGGTGAGCGAGGTGCTCGGAGCCCTGGTCGCACTGGGTCAGACCCAAGCGCTGCCGCTGGTCATCGCCCTGTGCAAGCAGGCCGTGCGCCACGTGCCCGTCTTCACCGATGCCCAGCTGGCCGCTGTGCTGTCTGCCCTCATGGACTTTGGCCACAGCGACCGCTTCCTGGTCCAGGAGCTGGAGCACCACTTCCCCAAGAAGGCCTTCACGGCACATCCCGAGACCGTCACCAAGGTGATGCAGTACTTCGGCCGCCGCTGCATCCGGTCGCCGGCCGTCTTTGACGCGGTCGCGGAGAGCTTTGTCTACCGCGCCGACGAGTACAGCACCAGCCAGGTGGCCCTACAGCTGGAGGCGTTGGCAGTGCTGGGGTATGTGCCGCCAAACGCAGCGCAGGTCTTCCGGAAGGTGGAGGCGTTGCTTCACGCGCGCTTCTCCCAGTTCCAGCCACGGGTCCTCCTAGATCTGCTGCACGCCTGCACGCTGCTGCAGAGGTTCCCACTCAACTTTGTCTCCAAAGTTTTCAGCCCCTACTTTCTTCAGCAGCTTCTAG GAGAGGATTCGAGAACAGACGGGATAGTGCGCGCTCAGCTCACACAACTCCACATGACTGTGAAGCTGGAATGTCCCTTTTATAAG GGCCCGTTGCTTGTGCCAAAATACCGCGTGAAGTCATTCCTGGTGCCAGGACGCTCTTTGGAGACTACAGTTGATGTGCAGCTCTATAACTCTGTCAAGTCAGGGTTGGTGGATTTGCTGGGGGCAAGAACATATTTTGCCTCAAGGCTTTTAACTCCTTATTGCTACACAATAG ATGTGGAGATCAAGTTGGATGAAGACGGATTTGTGTTGCCAGCCAGCCACGTTTTTGAGCTCCACAAGAG GATTGCGGTGTGCATCAACGGGCCGAAGAGGTTTGCTGTGAACTCACGACAGCTGCTGGGTAAAGAAGCCATCAAACAGAGACATCTAGGACTCCTGGGCTTTGAAGTAGTGGAG ATTCCATATTATGAGTTTGAGAAGCTCAAAACCAAAACCGAAATTGTTGAGTATCTCCACAAGAAGATCTTCCCTCTAAGCTACAGACTCAGCTGGTGA
- the chmp5b gene encoding charged multivesicular body protein 5 codes for MNRIFGRGKAKGPPPNLTDCIGGVDARAESVDKKIARLDTELAKYKDQMKKMRDGPSKNMVKQKAMRVLKQKRMYEGQRDQLTQQSFNMEQANYTIQTLKDTKTTVDAMKVAAKDMKKAYKNVKIDQIDDLQDQLEDMMEDANEVQEALSRSYGTPDIDEDDLEAELDALGDELLFDEDSSYLDEASTAPSIPEGLPGDKSTNRDGVLVDEFGLPQIPAT; via the exons ATGAATCGAATTTTTGGTCGAGGAAAGGCTAAGGGGCCTCCGCCAAACTTAACAGATTGCATAGGAGGT gtggatgcACGGGCTGAATCCGTTGACAAGAAAATAGCCAGGCTAGATACAGAACTGGCGAAATACAAGGATCAGATGAAGAAGATGCGAGATGGACCCTCGAAG AATATGGTGAAGCAGAAAGCAATGCGGGTCCTAAAGCAGAAGAGAAT GTATGAGGGGCAGAGAGATCAGTTGACCCAACAGTCCTTCAACATGGAGCAAGCCAACTATACCATCCAGACCCTGAAGGACACTAAAACCACT gtGGATGCAATGAAGGTCGCCGCCAAAGACATGAAAAAGGCTTACAAAAATGTGAAGATTGATCAGATTGAT GATCTTCAAGACCAGCTGGAGGACATGATGGAGGATGCTAATGAAGTGCAGGAGGCCCTGAGCCGCAGCTATGGCACTCCTGACATAGATGAGGACGACCTTGAGGCGG AACTGGATGCACTTGGTGATGAACTGCTCTTTGACGAGGACTCCTCTTACCTTGACGAAGCCTCCACTGCTCCATCCATACCCGAGGGTCTACCAGGCGACAAATCTACCAACAGG GATGGTGTTCTGGTTGATGAATTTGGCTTACCTCAGATCCCTGCAACATAA